In Camelina sativa cultivar DH55 chromosome 16, Cs, whole genome shotgun sequence, a single window of DNA contains:
- the LOC104753798 gene encoding pollen receptor-like kinase 3 produces MAVAWLIWPFVLSLTALSANSITETESLLNFKKSLNNTKSLDSWTPDSEPCGESQRWVGLLCNKNSVFGLQMEQMDLSGNIDVAPLKDLPFLRTISIMNNSFSGNIPEFNQLTALKSFYISGNNFSGNIPSDYFATMASLKKAWLSNNEFSGLIPISLATKLPNLMELRLENNQFIGSIPNFTQTTLNDVDLSNNQLTGEIPPGLSKFDGKVFAGNPGLCGGTLATACPEPRNSTAMITIEGTMKDANKSKYFLAFGTLGVLLVVVLVSLAFRKKKKKRRRKKALRTSGQDSGDDQHIQVTVDESRSSSRHSNKSSRSGELTNKSTGAAELVMVNKEKGVFGLTDLMKAAAHVLNNPGGGSSRPSSSGGVGSAYKALLSNGITVVVKRVTVMNQVSVDVFDKEIRNLGSLRHKNILTPLAYHFRRDEKLLVFEFVPNLSLLHRLHGDHGEELDWPSRLKIIQGIARGMWYLHRELGSLNLPHGNLKSSNIFLAEDGEPIVSEFGLQRLINPDAQSQSLVAYKSPEAVREGTVSAKSDVFSFGVVVLEILTGKFPSQYAGLNRAGGTNLVEWIGSAMEQGGWMDLLHPTVVNAATDDQIMEEEIENVLRIGVRCTGEDPDRRPNMTEVIDELTLEDSNDDFITIET; encoded by the exons ATGGCCGTGGCCTGGCTAATCTGGCCGTTCGTGCTATCTCTAACAGCACTCTCCGCGAATTCGATAACCGAAACAGAATCATTGTTAAACTTCAAGAAGTCATTAAACAACACCAAGTCTCTTGATTCTTGGACACCAGATTCAGAGCCTTGTGGAGAAAGCCAACGATGGGTGGGATTACTCTGCAACAAAAACTCTGTCTTTGGTCTTCAGATGGAACAGATGGATCTATCAGGAAACATCGATGTCGCTCCCTTAAAAGACCTACCTTTTTTACGAACCATAAGCATAATGAACAACTCTTTCTCCGGTAACATACCCGAGTTTAACCAGTTAACCGCTCTGAAATCGTTTTACATATCGGGTAATAATTTTTCTGGTAACATTCCTTCTGACTATTTCGCAACGATGGCGTCGTTAAAGAAAGCGTGGCTGTCAAACAACGAGTTCTCTGGTCTCATTCCTATCTCATTAGCTACCAAATTGCCAAATCTAATGGAGTTACGCCTCGAAAACAACCAGTTCATCGGTAGTATACCGAATTTCACACAAACAACTTTAAATGATGTCGATCTCTCAAACAACCAACTAACCGGAGAAATACCTCCCGGTTTGTCGAAATTTGACGGGAAGGTTTTTGCGGGGAATCCTGGTCTTTGCGGTGGGACGCTAGCAACTGCCTGCCCGGAACCAAGAAATTCGACTGCAATGATTACTATAGAAGGAACAATGAAAGATGCAAATAAGAGCAAATACTTTCTAGCATTCGGGACATTAGGAGTTCTTCTTGTCGTTGTCCTTGTCTCCTTAGCTttccggaagaagaagaagaagagacgtaGGAAGAAGGCACTTCGTACCTCTGGACAAGACAGTGGTGATGACCAACATATTCAG GTAACTGTTGATGAATCGAGAAGTAGCTCGAGGCATAGTAATAAGAGTAGTCGCTCAGGCGAATTGACGAATAAATCAACGGGTGCAGCAGAGCTGGTAATGGTGAACAAAGAAAAGGGTGTTTTCGGTTTAACTGACTTGATGAAAGCAGCGGCTCACGTGCTCAATAATCCTGGAGGTGGAAGCAGCCGCCCTAGCAGTAGCGGAGGCGTGGGGTCTGCATACAAAGCGTTGCTTTCAAACGGCATCACGGTGGTGGTGAAGCGTGTGACGGTGATGAATCAAGTGAGTGTTGACGTATTTGACAAGGAAATTAGGAACTTGGGAAGCTTGCGACACAAGAATATTTTAACACCTCTTGCTTATCATTTTCGACGGGATGAGAAACTACTAGTGTTCGAATTCGTCCCTAATTTGAGTTTGCTTCACCGATTACACGGCGATCACGGTGAAGAATTAGATTGGCCATCGAGACTCAAAATCATTCAAGGAATCGCTAGAGGAATGTGGTATCTTCATAGAGAATTAGGGTCTCTAAACCTACCACATGGAAACCTAAAATCGAGTAATATATTTCTTGCTGAAGACGGCGAGCCTATAGTCTCCGAATTCGGACTTCAAAGATTGATCAATCCCGACGCTCAATCTCAGTCTCTCGTCGCGTATAAGTCTCCAGAAGCGGTTCGTGAAGGAACCGTCTCTGCCAAATCCGATGTGTTCAGTTTCGGAGTTGTGGTTCTTGAGATATTGACCGGAAAATTCCCATCTCAATACGCCGGTTTGAATAGAGCCGGTGGGACGAATTTGGTTGAGTGGATTGGCTCCGCCATGGAACAAGGTGGTTGGATGGATCTTCTTCATCCGACGGTGGTTAACGCTGCCACTGATGATCAAATTAtggaggaagagattgagaaCGTTTTAAGGATCGGTGTGAGATGTACCGGAGAAGATCCAGATCGGCGACCAAATATGACTGAAGTCATCGATGAACTGACGCTTGAAGATTCTAACGACGACTTTATCACCATAGAAACTTAG
- the LOC104751096 gene encoding transmembrane protein 87A-like: MLLHLRLLLLLCLTSSLKVQASVHEYRSERFMSKGNAFVFHGGSEGIYSSSPSDNFTSDSDSVSFIRFEKIKFQRPEEVSNISSLPIHAVVFEVEDRENIGGSAYGGQRAVCCTSDLAKLGVCSHGDVIYRPSAKDSGWPQVFGVSIAENEFSVTLPTRSIQVTKTGMYNLYFIHCDSDLKDLLVEGKTIWKNPTGYLPGRMAPLMYFYGFMSLAFVLLGIFWFSQCARFWREVLPLQNCLTLVITLGMCEMALWYFDYAEFNETGIRPTVITIWAVTFGSIKRTSARIIILMVSMGYGVVRPTLGGFTSKVIMLGVTFFVASEILELMENVGAVSDLSGKARLFFVLPVAILDAFFIIWIFKSLSATFKKLQTRRLLVKLDIYRKFTNALAVAILVSLGWICYELYFKSKDVYNEHWQNAWIIPAFWQLLSFSLLIVICSLWAPSQNSTRYAFSGSSGDTSAEFEKDDYTLTLIKPSPIPSHEVKNLAETRPLEADEGEAEKDLEEDKRD, from the exons ATGTTGCTCCACCTTCGTCTTTTACTTCTGCTATGTCTGACCTCTTCTTTGAAAGTCCAAGCGTCGGTGCATGAGTACCGCAGCGAGAGATTCATGTCTAAAGGCAACGCCTTTGTCTTCCATGGTGGCAGTGAAGGCATCTACTCCTCTTCTCCTTCCGATAACTTCACTTCCGACTCCGATTCCGTTTCCTTTATCCG GTTTGAGAAGATCAAGTTTCAGAGGCCTGAGGAAGTGTCTAACATATCCTCATTACCTATCCACGCTGTGGTGTTTGAGGTAGAGGACAGGGAAAACATTGGAGGATCTGCTTATGGTGGGCAAAGAGCTGTGTGTTGCACATCTGATCTGGCGAAACTCGGTGTTTGCTCACACGGAGATGTCATTTACCGTCCTTCTGCTAAAGATTCTGGTTGGCCACAAGTGTTTGGTGTTTCAATTGCTGAGAATGAGTTTTCTGTTACGCTGCCAACAAGATCTATCCAGGTCACTAAGACTGGGATGTACAACCTCTACTTCATTCATTGTGATTCTGATCTCAAGGATTTGCTTGTTGAAGGGAAAACCATTTGGAAAAATCCTACTGGATACCTACCAGGTAGAATGGCTCCGTTGATGTACTTTTACGGGTTCATGTCGCTTGCTTTTGTGTTGCTTGGCATCTTCTGGTTCTCACAGTGTGCTAGATTTTGGAGAGAAGTGCTTCCGTTACAGAATTGCTTAACTCTGGTGATTACATTAGGAATGTGTGAGATGGCACTTTGGTATTTCGACTACGCTGAATTCAACGAGACTGGGATCAGACCAACCGTGATCACCATTTGGGCAGTCACTTTTGGTTCTATCAAGCGTACAAGTGCTCGTATTATCATCCTGATGGTTTCAATGGGCTATGGTGTTGTGAGACCTACGCTTGGGGGCTTTACATCAAAGGTTATCATGCTTGGGGTCACCTTCTTTGTTGCGTCTGAAATTCTTGAGCTGATGGAAAATGTCGGTGCTGTCAGCGATCTCTCAGGGAAAGCTAGGCTGTTTTTCGTACTTCCTGTTGCGATATTGGATGCTTTCTTCATCATATGGATATTCAAATCACTCTCTGCTACGTTCAAGAAGCTTCAGACCAGAAGGTTGTTGGTCAAGTtggatatatatagaaagttcacAAATGCTTTGGCTGTAGCCATTTTGGTTTCCTTGGGTTGGATTTGCTACGAG CTATATTTCAAGTCGAAGGATGTTTACAACGAACATTGGCAAAACGCTTGGATCATCCCGGCCTTCTGGCaacttctctccttttctctcctAATTGTTATCTGTTCTCTCTGGGCTCCATCTCAAAACTCGACCAG GTACGCCTTCTCTGGATCTTCTGGAGATACAAGCGCGGAGTTTGAGAAGGACGATTACACGCTAACCCTCATTAAACCATCTCCCATTCCTTCTCACGAAGTCAAAAACCTCGCAGAAACCAGACCTTTAGAAGCTGACGAAGGAGAAGCAGAAAAAGATTTGGAGGAAGATAAGAGGGATTAA
- the LOC104751095 gene encoding exocyst complex component EXO70A1-like, translating into MEQTHAGVEDCSVSGFESAEKVIIRWDATASEEAREKMIFNDPNEVKLYLNAVDEIQKFVSSSAGDVENRANSAIQIAMARLEDEFRNILVCHSSPINSDSLMLSSSSSSSSQLEVDEDGTSSNNGNEDDDQEEEETDLLKRSSSSASTGSAAVRLPTGRGSYSRSTSSIREIELIPIESVVHLSWIARRMVSAGYLRECIQVYGSVRKSAVDSSFRRLGIEKLSIGDVQRLNWEALEQKIRRWIRAAKICVRVVFASEKLLCEHVFESVGAVNIHEACFMETVKGPAIQLFNFAEAISISRRSPEKLFKILDLHDALIELLPDIESVFDLKSSDSIRVQAAEILSRLAEAARGILSEFENAVLREPSRVPVPGGTIHPLTRYVMNYISLISEYRPTLIDLIMSKPSRNATDSNTPDFDFSELENNKGPLALHLIWIIVILQFNLEGKSKYYKNAALSHLFIMNNAHYIVQKIKGSPELREMIGDLYLRKLTGKFRQAATYYQRAAWVKVLYCLRDEGLHTKGSFSSGVSRSALRERFKSFNALFEEVHRVQSQWLVPDSQLREELKISILEKLSPAYRSFLGRFRSHIESGKHPENYIKISVEDLETEVLDLFEGYSATQHLRRRSE; encoded by the coding sequence ATGGAACAAACTCACGCCGGAGTCGAAGACTGTTCAGTTTCCGGATTCGAATCAGCGGAGAAAGTGATCATCAGATGGGACGCAACAGCGTCcgaagaagcaagagagaagaTGATCTTCAACGATCCAAACGAAGTTAAGCTTTACCTCAACGCCGTCGACGAAATCCAAAAATTCGTATCATCGTCCGCCGGAGACGTCGAGAACCGAGCTAACTCAGCTATCCAGATCGCCATGGCTCGTCTCGAAGACGAGTTCAGGAACATCCTCGTTTGTCATAGCTCTCCGATCAACTCCGATTCTCtaatgttgtcttcttcttcttcttcttcctctcagctTGAGGTTGACGAAGATGGAACTAGTAGTAACAATGGTAACGAAGACGATGAccaggaggaagaagaaacggaTCTTCTCAAACGATCCAGTTCGAGTGCTAGCACCGGTTCAGCGGCGGTTCGATTACCAACCGGAAGAGGTAGTTACAGTAGATCTACTAGTAGTATACGCGAGATCGAGCTGATTCCGATTGAATCCGTCGTTCACCTGAGCTGGATTGCTCGCCGTATGGTCTCCGCCGGTTATCTCCGTGAGTGTATTCAAGTTTACGGCAGTGTTCGCAAATCCGCCGTCGATTCGAGTTTCCGGCGGTTAGGGATCGAGAAACTCAGCATCGGTGATGTTCAGAGGCTGAACTGGGAAGCGCTTGAGCAGAAGATCCGCCGTTGGATCCGAGCTGCTAAGATCTGTGTGAGAGTCGTGTTCGCGAGCGAGAAATTGCTCTGTGAGCATGTTTTCGAAAGCGTCGGAGCTGTCAACATCCACGAGGCTTGTTTCATGGAGACAGTCAAAGGTCCGGCGATTCAGCTTTTCAATTTCGCGGAGGCGATTAGTATCAGCCGGAGATCTCCGGAGAAGCTTTTCAAGATCCTTGATCTGCACGACGCTTTGATTGAGCTTTTGCCGGATATTGAATCGGTCTTCGATCTGAAATCTTCTGATTCGATTAGGGTTCAGGCGGCGGAGATATTGTCGAGGTTGGCGGAAGCGGCGAGAGGGATATTATCGGAATTCGAAAACGCTGTGCTCCGTGAGCCTTCTAGAGTTCCTGTTCCTGGAGGTACGATACATCCGTTGACGAGGTACGTGATGAACTACATTAGCTTGATCTCAGAGTATAGACCAACTTTGATCGATCTCATCATGTCAAAGCCATCGAGGAACGCTACGGATTCAAACACACCTGATTTTGATTTCTCCGAGTTAGAGAACAACAAAGGTCCATTGGCACTTCATTTGATTTGGATCATTGTGATTTTGCAATTCAATCTTGAAGGCAAATCAAAGTACTACAAGAACGCAGCTTTGTCGCATCTCTTTATCATGAACAACGCACACTACATTGTCCAGAAGATTAAAGGGTCCCCGGAGCTACGGGAAATGATCGGAGATCTTTACTTGAGAAAGCTAACGGGTAAGTTTAGGCAAGCTGCGACGTATTACCAAAGAGCTGCTTGGGTCAAAGTCTTGTATTGTTTGAGAGATGAAGGGTTGCACACCAAAGGAAGTTTCTCATCAGGTGTTTCGAGAAGTGCGTTGAGAGAGCGGTTTAAATCGTTTAATGCTTTGTTTGAGGAAGTTCATAGGGTTCAATCACAATGGCTGGTTCCAGACTCTCAGCTGAGGGAAGAGTTGAAGATCTCGATATTGGAGAAGCTTAGTCCGGCTTACAGATCGTTTCTTGGGCGGTTCAGGAGTCATATAGAGAGCGGGAAACATCCGGAGAATTACATCAAGATCTCAGTCGAAGATCTTGAGACTGAGGTTCTTGACTTGTTTGAGGGGTATTCAGCAACTCAGCATCTGAGAAGACGATCCGAGTGA